The Synechococcales cyanobacterium T60_A2020_003 genomic sequence CCGACAACACCGCAGGCATATCGACCACCTCTACCGACTGTCCAGGACGGTAAATCTCCACCTGCTGATCCTGGGGATTAATCAACCATCCCAACCGCAGACCGCTATCGAGATATTCCTGCATCTTTGCTTGTAGCGGGGACAGGTGATCGCTCCTCGATCGCAGTTCAATCACAAAATCAGGACAAATCGGCGGAAACGTTTCTCGTTGTTCTGGTGTTAGGGCGTCCCAGCGATTGCGCCGCACCCAAGCCACATCCGGAGAGCGATCGCCCCCACCCGGCAAGCTAAAAATAGTAGACGAGCTAAACACCACGCCCAGCCCCGTCTGCTCATTCCACACGCCCACTTTGATGATCAGTTTGGCTTCCTGGTTGCCACTTTCTCCCCCCACAGGTGACA encodes the following:
- a CDS encoding Uma2 family endonuclease; amino-acid sequence: MSTVLDLSPIMQLTREQFYELCRANRDIPLERSPKGELIIVSPVGGESGNQEAKLIIKVGVWNEQTGLGVVFSSSTIFSLPGGGDRSPDVAWVRRNRWDALTPEQRETFPPICPDFVIELRSRSDHLSPLQAKMQEYLDSGLRLGWLINPQDQQVEIYRPGQSVEVVDMPAVLSGEETLPGFSLEVEA